One genomic window of Staphylococcus hsinchuensis includes the following:
- a CDS encoding carbohydrate kinase family protein: MKRLLAIGEALIDFIPDTTDAKLKEVNGFTRQVGGAPCNVACTATKLGGHAEMITQLGDDAFGEAIIDTIEAIGVHTNYLRITDEANTALAFVSLTKEGERDFSFYRKPSADMLYQPEYVDDIKVNEDDVLHFCSVDLIESPMKHAHTALINKVKNAGGTVVFDPNVRLPLWSNENDAKETIQSFIPKAHIVKISDEELSFVTGYEDEQQAIQSLFTGDVEAVIYTQGAHGATIYFKDGHSIQQQGFKVEVKDTTGAGDAFIGAIISQLITSQETDVIKLLKEQGEAILEFSNFVAASVTTKYGAIESIPTLKEVEQALYQ; the protein is encoded by the coding sequence ATGAAAAGACTATTAGCAATAGGGGAAGCTCTAATTGACTTTATTCCAGATACAACTGATGCTAAATTAAAAGAAGTCAATGGTTTCACACGTCAAGTTGGTGGTGCGCCTTGTAATGTTGCTTGTACTGCAACGAAACTAGGCGGTCATGCCGAAATGATTACGCAACTCGGTGACGATGCATTCGGTGAGGCGATTATTGATACGATTGAAGCAATCGGTGTGCATACAAATTACTTAAGAATTACAGATGAAGCGAATACTGCTTTAGCATTTGTTAGCTTAACTAAAGAAGGCGAACGAGATTTTTCATTCTATCGTAAACCTTCGGCCGATATGTTATACCAACCCGAGTATGTAGACGACATTAAAGTAAACGAAGATGATGTATTACATTTCTGTTCAGTAGACTTAATCGAAAGTCCAATGAAACATGCACATACGGCTTTAATCAATAAAGTAAAAAATGCAGGCGGCACTGTTGTATTTGATCCAAATGTGAGATTGCCTTTATGGAGTAATGAAAACGACGCGAAAGAGACGATTCAATCATTTATTCCGAAAGCACATATTGTGAAAATTTCAGACGAAGAACTATCATTTGTTACTGGATATGAAGACGAACAACAAGCCATTCAATCTCTATTTACAGGTGATGTTGAAGCAGTTATTTATACTCAAGGAGCTCATGGTGCTACGATTTATTTTAAAGATGGCCATTCAATTCAACAACAAGGTTTTAAAGTAGAAGTAAAAGACACGACAGGTGCTGGAGATGCTTTTATAGGAGCAATCATTAGTCAACTGATTACTTCACAAGAAACTGATGTTATTAAATTATTGAAAGAACAAGGCGAAGCAATATTAGAATTTAGTAACTTTGTTGCCGCTTCTGTGACGACTAAATATGGAGCGATAGAAAGTATACCGACTTTAAAAGAAGTAGAGCAAGCATTATATCAATAA
- a CDS encoding sucrose-6-phosphate hydrolase, with amino-acid sequence MAEWTRAQRYQRYEDVDNETLENLQQQVNLSKYRQLFHIQPKTGLLNDPNGLIYYNGLYYISHQWFPLGPVHGLKYWYTYTSKDLVHFSPQGISLRPDTVSDSHGVYSGSAFVYKGELYYMYTANHRDEEWNRVSTQHIAKVHDDGSVEKFPEAVISHPPTGYTQHFRDPKVFIKDDTYYAIIGAQNELGQGRALQYRSQDIKHWEFLGEINTNLDAFGYMWECPDYFNIDGYDILLFCPQGVESDGEHFRNIYQSGYIMGQLDINHLKMNHGDFHELDYGFDFYAPQTFVDEFGRRILIGWMGLPDTTYPSDQDGWAHCLTLPRVLSVEGGNLKQRPIKDLEKLRTNKETALGYANKFTTKLHPYEGKQFELIIDVLENEATEIYFEVRTSKSQSTLIGYNTKSRKLTLDRTDSGYLPENVEGTTRTTTLDTDLSKLQLFVDTSSIEIFCNDGERVLTSRLFTDEDAVGIKTSTESGQAFLKFTKYDLKGEEDEKTISNRGSSN; translated from the coding sequence ATGGCTGAATGGACAAGAGCACAACGTTATCAAAGATATGAAGATGTCGATAACGAAACTTTAGAAAATTTACAACAACAAGTTAATTTGTCGAAATACAGACAATTATTCCATATACAACCGAAGACTGGCTTATTAAATGATCCAAATGGATTAATTTATTATAACGGTTTATATTATATTTCCCATCAATGGTTTCCGTTAGGGCCAGTACATGGTTTGAAATATTGGTATACATATACAAGTAAAGATTTAGTTCATTTTTCACCACAAGGTATTTCATTGAGGCCTGATACTGTGAGTGATAGCCATGGTGTTTATAGTGGTAGTGCATTTGTTTATAAGGGAGAACTTTACTATATGTATACGGCGAATCACCGAGATGAAGAATGGAACCGTGTTTCAACACAACATATCGCTAAAGTTCATGACGATGGTAGCGTGGAGAAGTTTCCCGAAGCGGTAATCTCACATCCTCCAACAGGTTACACACAACACTTTAGGGATCCTAAAGTGTTTATAAAAGATGATACATATTATGCAATTATTGGTGCCCAAAACGAGTTAGGCCAAGGGAGAGCTCTACAATATCGCTCTCAAGATATTAAGCATTGGGAATTTTTAGGTGAAATTAATACAAATTTAGATGCTTTCGGTTATATGTGGGAGTGCCCAGATTATTTTAATATCGATGGATACGATATTTTATTATTCTGCCCTCAAGGTGTCGAATCAGATGGCGAGCATTTTAGAAATATTTATCAGTCTGGGTATATCATGGGCCAATTAGACATTAATCATTTAAAGATGAATCATGGAGATTTTCATGAGCTAGATTATGGTTTTGATTTTTACGCACCTCAAACGTTCGTTGACGAATTCGGGCGTCGTATTCTGATCGGTTGGATGGGGCTGCCTGATACGACTTATCCTTCAGATCAAGATGGATGGGCGCATTGTTTAACTTTACCGCGCGTTCTTTCAGTGGAAGGTGGAAACCTAAAACAACGTCCAATCAAAGATTTAGAAAAATTGCGTACAAATAAAGAAACTGCATTAGGTTATGCAAATAAATTTACGACGAAACTACATCCTTATGAAGGAAAACAGTTTGAGTTAATTATAGATGTTTTGGAAAATGAAGCTACAGAGATTTATTTTGAAGTTCGAACTTCAAAATCTCAAAGTACTTTAATAGGATACAATACGAAATCAAGAAAACTCACATTAGATAGGACAGATAGTGGTTATTTACCAGAAAATGTTGAAGGTACAACACGTACTACTACATTAGATACAGATTTATCAAAGTTACAACTATTTGTAGATACTTCTAGCATTGAAATCTTTTGCAACGATGGTGAACGCGTATTAACATCGAGACTATTTACAGATGAAGATGCAGTGGGGATAAAGACTTCGACGGAATCCGGTCAAGCCTTTCTTAAATTTACTAAATACGACTTAAAGGGTGAAGAAGATGAAAAGACTATTAGCAATAGGGGAAGCTCTAATTGA
- a CDS encoding LacI family DNA-binding transcriptional regulator, whose translation MKNITDIAKIAGVSKSTVSRYLNNGSVSNKTKQKLDKIIEENDYQPNQFARSLRAQSTNMIGAIIPRMNSHAVDETIKGVKKVCDNLNYRLLLNYTNLHSELEIDALETFNRSKVDGVIFMATEITDKHLEVINKMNVPVVIIGQEHPQLNCVIHDDYQAGYMVGKLIGQKSYKKVKYFGVTETDIAVGVKRKNGLCDGLKAFEIEPVISETSFHYKEALKDVSSDLENARDYDVIIGATDSIALAVHKFTFDYEDKLQQPLIVGFGGDPVTEIVTPAINTVEYHFVEAGEIAMSKLQRSIKNQQKDDISVVDVTCAFKL comes from the coding sequence ATGAAAAACATTACCGATATTGCTAAAATTGCCGGCGTCTCAAAAAGTACAGTCTCAAGATATTTAAATAACGGCTCTGTTAGTAATAAAACAAAGCAAAAATTGGATAAAATAATTGAAGAAAATGACTATCAACCAAATCAATTTGCGAGAAGTTTAAGAGCTCAAAGTACAAATATGATTGGTGCCATTATACCAAGAATGAATTCACATGCAGTTGATGAAACGATTAAGGGAGTCAAAAAAGTTTGTGATAATCTGAATTATAGACTCCTATTAAACTATACAAATTTACATAGTGAATTAGAAATTGATGCACTTGAAACGTTTAATCGTAGTAAAGTTGATGGCGTGATCTTTATGGCGACAGAAATTACTGACAAACATTTAGAGGTTATAAATAAAATGAATGTACCAGTTGTCATCATTGGACAAGAACATCCGCAATTAAACTGTGTCATACACGATGACTATCAAGCAGGGTATATGGTTGGCAAGCTTATCGGTCAAAAAAGCTATAAAAAAGTTAAATATTTTGGAGTGACTGAAACGGATATTGCAGTTGGTGTTAAAAGGAAAAACGGTCTATGTGATGGACTGAAGGCATTCGAAATAGAACCAGTGATATCTGAAACATCTTTTCATTATAAAGAAGCTTTAAAAGATGTTAGTTCAGATTTAGAAAATGCAAGAGATTATGATGTCATTATCGGAGCGACAGATTCAATTGCTTTAGCAGTTCATAAGTTTACGTTTGACTATGAAGATAAACTGCAACAACCTTTAATTGTAGGATTCGGTGGCGATCCAGTAACAGAAATTGTGACACCAGCGATTAATACGGTAGAATATCATTTTGTAGAGGCCGGAGAAATCGCAATGTCTAAACTACAGCGCTCAATTAAAAATCAGCAAAAAGATGACATCAGCGTCGTAGATGTGACATGTGCATTTAAATTATAA
- a CDS encoding sulfurtransferase TusA family protein, translating to MVYELGTVGMVCPFPLIEAQKTMTDLNLGDELKIDFDCTQATEAIPNWAAEQGYPVTNYEQLDDASWTITVQKA from the coding sequence ATGGTATATGAATTAGGAACAGTAGGGATGGTATGTCCGTTCCCATTAATAGAAGCACAAAAGACAATGACAGATTTAAATTTAGGAGACGAATTAAAGATAGATTTCGATTGCACGCAAGCTACAGAAGCCATTCCAAATTGGGCAGCCGAACAAGGCTACCCTGTTACGAATTATGAACAATTAGATGATGCTTCTTGGACAATTACAGTACAGAAAGCATAA
- a CDS encoding YeeE/YedE family protein, with protein sequence MLWMIFSGLIVGLLLGFVMQRTRFCLAGGFRDMYVQKSNKMFYALLIAITVQSIGLVILSSFGLVKIPESTYPIIGTVIGSFIFGVGIILAGGCATGTWYRAGEGLIGSWVALIAYGFTSAVTKFGILLPVMNKVNKPTNVNTSMAQTTGIPMWVWVALLTIITGFLVIKTLRKLKPQIAIPKLKQKYSGLRHALFEKRYHPFIAAIAVGLIALLAWPMSESTGRMHGLGITTPSANIVQFLLTGDTKLLDWGVFLVVGIFFGSYVAARGAREFKWRLPDKKTIRNSVIGGAFMGFGASVAGGCSIGNGLVETAAMSWKGWIALGSMILGAWFMSYFIFIKPMKKAQRANSKKQAMSTQTQTT encoded by the coding sequence ATGTTATGGATGATATTCAGTGGTCTAATTGTGGGCTTGCTGTTAGGGTTCGTCATGCAAAGAACAAGATTTTGCTTAGCAGGCGGATTTAGAGATATGTATGTGCAAAAAAGCAATAAGATGTTTTATGCATTGCTTATAGCAATAACTGTACAAAGTATTGGGTTAGTTATTTTATCTTCATTTGGTCTTGTGAAAATACCAGAATCAACATACCCAATCATAGGAACTGTGATTGGTTCATTTATTTTTGGTGTTGGAATTATTTTAGCTGGAGGTTGTGCCACTGGGACATGGTATAGAGCAGGAGAAGGACTCATTGGTAGTTGGGTCGCTTTAATTGCATATGGTTTCACTTCAGCTGTAACGAAATTTGGGATTTTATTACCCGTGATGAATAAAGTGAATAAACCGACCAACGTCAACACGAGTATGGCACAAACGACAGGTATTCCAATGTGGGTATGGGTTGCTTTATTGACGATTATCACTGGTTTCCTCGTAATAAAAACATTGCGAAAACTTAAACCCCAAATAGCCATCCCTAAATTAAAACAGAAATATTCTGGTTTAAGACATGCGTTATTTGAAAAAAGATATCATCCTTTTATAGCTGCTATTGCAGTCGGATTAATAGCCTTACTCGCTTGGCCTATGAGTGAATCTACAGGACGTATGCATGGTTTGGGTATTACGACACCTTCAGCAAATATCGTTCAATTTCTACTTACAGGAGATACAAAGTTATTAGATTGGGGCGTATTTCTTGTCGTAGGTATCTTCTTCGGGTCTTACGTTGCAGCAAGAGGTGCACGTGAATTTAAATGGCGTTTACCTGACAAGAAAACAATTAGAAACAGTGTGATTGGCGGAGCATTTATGGGATTTGGTGCCTCAGTTGCTGGCGGTTGTTCAATTGGTAATGGACTTGTTGAAACCGCAGCAATGTCTTGGAAAGGCTGGATTGCGCTAGGGTCAATGATACTCGGAGCATGGTTTATGAGTTATTTTATATTTATTAAACCAATGAAGAAAGCGCAACGTGCAAACAGTAAGAAACAAGCAATGTCCACACAAACACAGACAACTTAA
- a CDS encoding redox-sensing transcriptional repressor Rex — translation MIPRATLKRLPLYYRFVHTLKEKGIDRVNSKTISEGLNIDSATIRRDFSYFGELGKKGYGYNIDSLLHFFKHEISDDEEIKIALVGVGNLGKALLTYNFSIHDDMTITEAFDIRENIIGTQIGNVVVKSYDQISDILMQGNIDVVILTTTEDAAQKVVDNLVDLGVKGILNFTPRRVTTPEDVQVQHIDLGIELQSLLFFMKNYNNK, via the coding sequence ATGATTCCTCGTGCTACATTAAAGCGCTTACCGTTGTATTATAGATTCGTGCATACCTTAAAGGAAAAAGGTATTGATAGAGTTAATTCTAAAACGATTAGTGAAGGTTTAAATATTGATTCTGCTACGATTCGACGTGATTTTTCATATTTTGGAGAATTAGGTAAAAAGGGCTATGGTTATAATATTGATAGTTTATTGCATTTCTTTAAACATGAAATCAGTGACGATGAAGAAATTAAAATAGCTCTAGTAGGCGTAGGGAATTTAGGGAAAGCATTATTAACGTATAACTTTTCTATACACGATGATATGACGATAACGGAAGCATTTGATATACGGGAAAATATTATTGGGACTCAAATTGGTAATGTCGTTGTGAAATCTTATGATCAAATATCTGATATTTTGATGCAAGGAAATATTGACGTTGTAATTTTAACAACTACTGAAGACGCAGCTCAAAAGGTAGTCGACAATTTAGTGGATTTAGGTGTGAAAGGTATATTGAATTTTACACCAAGACGCGTGACGACTCCAGAGGATGTTCAAGTTCAGCACATTGATTTGGGGATTGAGCTACAATCATTATTATTTTTTATGAAAAATTACAATAATAAATAA
- a CDS encoding ABC-F family ATP-binding cassette domain-containing protein, which yields MILLQLNNITKSFDGEDIFNDVDLEVKTGERIGIVGRNGAGKSTLMKIIAGVESYDEGTISKTKNLKLGYLTQQMTLNTNHTVIEEMSKPFNHLKQIEDEMQKETDWLAQHAEDFESESYKSHLDRYETLSNQFEQQEGYQYESKIKTVLFGLNFKKADFNRPINDFSGGQKTRLSLAQMLLNEPDLLLLDEPTNHLDMETTQWLEGYLNYFKGAIIIISHDRYFLDKIVNQIYDVALGDVQHYLGNYSQFIKQRDQYYKKRMQEYESQQAEIKRLETFVDKNIARASTSGMAKSRRKMLEKIKRMDKPMIDAKSANIQFDFDRNTGNDVYHIKNLQIGYDAPITSGINLEITKGDHIAVIGPNGIGKSTLIKTIAGKLNKLDGEIVTGANLKVGYYDQKQAEFKSSKTILDYIWDQYPMMNEKDVRAILGRFLFVQEDVKKIINDLSGGEKARLQLALLMLERNNVLILDEPTNHLDIDSKEMLEQALAQFEGTLLFVSHDRYFINQLANKVFSLDHDGGTIYLGDYQYYTEKLEEQQAIQAKAEQETQAESNTKNQSNTYKSQKQQRKEQRQIERKIEQCEEQIQTYEQQISELNEALTQPEVYSDPQKANEMTQEKNDAEQKLEQTMTEWAELQESLTSAQ from the coding sequence ATGATATTATTACAACTCAACAACATCACAAAGTCATTTGACGGTGAAGATATATTCAATGATGTGGATTTAGAAGTGAAAACTGGCGAACGCATTGGTATTGTTGGTCGAAATGGTGCAGGAAAGTCCACACTAATGAAGATTATTGCCGGTGTTGAAAGTTATGACGAAGGTACTATATCCAAAACTAAAAACTTAAAGCTCGGTTATCTCACCCAACAAATGACTTTAAATACGAATCATACGGTAATAGAAGAAATGTCTAAACCGTTTAATCATTTAAAGCAAATTGAAGATGAAATGCAAAAAGAAACAGATTGGCTTGCACAACATGCTGAAGATTTCGAAAGTGAATCTTATAAATCACATTTAGATCGTTACGAAACATTGTCCAATCAGTTCGAACAACAAGAAGGCTATCAATATGAAAGTAAAATCAAAACCGTACTCTTTGGCCTTAACTTTAAAAAAGCGGATTTTAACCGCCCTATTAATGACTTTAGCGGAGGCCAAAAAACCCGACTATCTTTAGCCCAAATGTTACTTAATGAACCTGATTTATTACTACTTGACGAGCCTACCAACCATCTAGATATGGAAACGACTCAATGGTTAGAAGGTTACCTCAATTACTTTAAAGGCGCTATCATTATAATCAGTCACGATCGTTATTTCTTAGATAAAATTGTCAATCAAATTTATGATGTAGCTCTAGGCGATGTTCAACATTACTTAGGTAATTATAGTCAATTTATTAAACAGCGTGATCAATATTATAAAAAACGAATGCAAGAATATGAAAGTCAACAAGCAGAAATTAAACGCTTAGAAACGTTTGTAGATAAAAATATTGCACGTGCTTCAACTTCTGGTATGGCGAAAAGCCGCCGTAAAATGTTAGAAAAAATTAAACGCATGGATAAACCGATGATTGATGCTAAAAGTGCAAACATCCAATTTGATTTTGATAGAAATACCGGAAATGATGTATATCATATTAAAAATTTACAAATTGGCTATGATGCACCCATTACGAGTGGAATTAATTTAGAAATTACTAAAGGTGATCACATCGCAGTCATCGGACCAAACGGCATTGGAAAGTCCACATTAATTAAAACAATTGCTGGCAAATTAAATAAACTTGATGGAGAAATTGTAACGGGTGCGAATTTAAAAGTAGGCTACTACGATCAGAAACAAGCTGAATTTAAATCTTCTAAAACAATTCTAGATTACATATGGGACCAATACCCTATGATGAATGAAAAGGATGTACGTGCAATATTAGGCCGCTTCTTATTTGTTCAAGAAGATGTAAAGAAGATTATCAACGATTTATCTGGTGGCGAAAAGGCACGTCTACAACTCGCGTTACTCATGCTAGAACGCAATAATGTACTCATTTTAGACGAACCTACAAACCATCTCGATATTGACTCTAAAGAAATGTTAGAGCAAGCGTTAGCACAATTCGAAGGTACATTACTGTTCGTATCACACGATCGTTATTTTATTAATCAATTAGCTAATAAAGTATTTAGCCTGGATCATGATGGTGGCACAATCTATCTCGGTGACTATCAATATTACACTGAAAAACTAGAAGAACAGCAAGCCATTCAAGCTAAAGCGGAACAAGAGACCCAGGCGGAATCAAACACTAAAAATCAAAGTAATACTTACAAATCACAAAAACAACAACGTAAAGAACAACGCCAAATCGAACGTAAAATAGAACAATGTGAAGAACAAATTCAAACGTACGAACAACAAATTAGTGAATTAAATGAAGCTTTAACGCAACCAGAAGTGTATTCAGATCCACAAAAAGCGAATGAAATGACTCAAGAAAAAAATGATGCCGAACAAAAACTAGAACAAACAATGACAGAGTGGGCAGAATTACAAGAATCATTAACATCAGCTCAATAA
- a CDS encoding VOC family protein, with product MKSIQYFNFQNSLSALNFYEKHLGATNINRLGGDDKMFDDMPDDYQIDKDFTMHASFEILGETFYCSDTWKNKSIDNTGAIVAFTFDASNTADKERAEEFFNRAVAGGCEVTMPLGKTEWSEFYGMFNDPYGVTWMVNAE from the coding sequence ATGAAATCAATTCAATACTTCAACTTTCAAAATAGTTTATCAGCGTTAAATTTTTATGAAAAACATTTAGGTGCAACAAATATCAATCGCCTTGGTGGCGACGACAAAATGTTCGACGATATGCCTGACGATTACCAAATTGACAAAGACTTTACGATGCATGCTTCATTCGAAATTTTAGGTGAAACTTTTTACTGCAGTGACACATGGAAGAATAAGAGCATAGATAATACTGGGGCTATTGTTGCATTTACTTTTGACGCTTCAAATACTGCCGATAAAGAACGTGCTGAAGAATTTTTCAATAGAGCAGTTGCTGGTGGTTGTGAAGTAACAATGCCATTAGGTAAAACTGAATGGTCAGAGTTCTATGGTATGTTTAATGACCCATATGGTGTAACTTGGATGGTTAACGCTGAATAA
- the tsaD gene encoding tRNA (adenosine(37)-N6)-threonylcarbamoyltransferase complex transferase subunit TsaD, translated as MNNQTKILAVETSCDETSVSVIENGTNTLSNIVLSQIESHKRFGGVVPEVASRHHVEGMTTTIDEALKKAQVTMEDIDAVAVTQGPGLIGALLVGINAAKALAFAYDKPIIPVHHIAGHIYANHLEQPLQFPLMALIVSGGHTELIYMKDHLNFEVIGETRDDAVGEAYDKVARTIGLSYPGGPQIDKLAAEGKDRYDFPRVWLENDSYDFSFSGLKSAVINKLHNLRQKGEAIEAADVATSFQNSVVEVLVGKAMNACRAYDVQQLIVAGGVASNKGLRTHLTQACKDNDITLHIPSMKLCTDNAAMIGAAGHYLYQRGMQADMSLNGLSSIDIEAFTM; from the coding sequence ATGAATAATCAAACTAAAATATTAGCAGTAGAAACGAGTTGTGATGAAACAAGCGTAAGTGTCATAGAAAACGGTACAAATACATTATCTAATATCGTTCTAAGTCAAATTGAAAGTCATAAGCGATTTGGTGGGGTTGTTCCTGAAGTCGCAAGCAGGCATCACGTTGAAGGTATGACAACTACAATTGATGAAGCGCTGAAAAAAGCTCAGGTGACAATGGAAGATATCGACGCGGTTGCAGTAACGCAAGGACCTGGTCTCATTGGTGCACTTCTCGTAGGAATTAATGCCGCTAAAGCATTAGCATTTGCATATGATAAACCAATCATTCCCGTACATCATATTGCGGGTCATATATATGCAAATCATTTAGAGCAACCATTACAATTTCCATTAATGGCGCTTATCGTTTCTGGTGGTCATACTGAACTGATTTACATGAAAGACCATTTAAACTTTGAAGTCATTGGAGAAACACGTGATGATGCTGTAGGTGAGGCTTACGATAAAGTAGCGAGAACCATTGGATTAAGTTATCCAGGCGGTCCTCAAATTGATAAACTTGCCGCAGAAGGTAAAGATCGATATGACTTTCCAAGAGTGTGGTTAGAAAATGATAGTTACGATTTCAGTTTTAGTGGATTGAAAAGTGCTGTTATTAATAAATTGCATAATTTACGCCAAAAAGGGGAGGCCATTGAGGCAGCTGATGTTGCAACTAGCTTTCAAAATAGTGTTGTAGAAGTATTAGTAGGTAAAGCAATGAACGCGTGTCGTGCATACGATGTACAACAATTGATTGTCGCAGGTGGTGTAGCAAGTAATAAAGGGTTGAGAACACATTTAACACAAGCTTGTAAAGACAATGATATTACATTGCACATACCTAGTATGAAACTTTGTACTGACAATGCTGCCATGATTGGTGCTGCAGGGCATTATTTATATCAAAGAGGTATGCAGGCCGACATGTCATTAAATGGTTTGAGCAGTATAGATATTGAAGCATTTACAATGTAA
- the rimI gene encoding ribosomal protein S18-alanine N-acetyltransferase, with protein sequence MTLKDVPQVFDIERASFNDSSWTIDAFYHEIEKNEFAHYFIIEFNETIIGYIGVWIVIDQAQITTVAIDEQYRGYGLGQLLLKYVMNYVQTQCEVMSLEVREENVIARRVYTNLGFQYGGKRKNYYGEGEDALVMWVNLNE encoded by the coding sequence ATGACGTTAAAAGATGTGCCACAAGTATTTGATATAGAGCGAGCAAGTTTTAATGACAGTAGTTGGACAATTGATGCATTTTACCATGAGATTGAAAAAAATGAATTCGCGCATTATTTTATAATTGAATTTAATGAGACTATTATTGGCTACATCGGTGTTTGGATAGTGATTGACCAAGCTCAAATCACGACAGTTGCAATCGACGAACAATATAGAGGATATGGACTAGGGCAGCTTTTATTGAAATATGTGATGAATTACGTCCAAACGCAATGTGAGGTCATGAGTTTAGAAGTACGTGAAGAAAACGTTATAGCTAGAAGAGTTTACACAAATTTAGGATTCCAATATGGTGGAAAGCGGAAAAATTATTACGGTGAAGGTGAGGATGCTTTAGTGATGTGGGTGAATTTAAATGAATAA
- the tsaB gene encoding tRNA (adenosine(37)-N6)-threonylcarbamoyltransferase complex dimerization subunit type 1 TsaB, with product MNYLLIDTSNQPLSVAVMQDNQLLSELNSNLKKNHSAQLMPAIESVIKESGIGKKEINAIIVAQGPGSYTGLRIGVTVAKTLAYALDAKLYGVSSLAALAATVDEREDLIVPLFDARREAVYTGVYQNHSGQMKQIIEDQYLPITDLLTILHDQQQPYVFVGQDAKQLESLIDGEYISNLPRAKVMLNLIENEEDVHQFTPNYIKLSEAERNWINQQNKN from the coding sequence ATGAATTATCTATTGATTGATACTTCTAATCAACCGTTATCTGTGGCAGTCATGCAAGATAATCAATTGTTGAGTGAGTTAAATTCCAATTTAAAGAAAAACCATTCTGCTCAATTAATGCCTGCAATAGAATCCGTAATCAAAGAGAGTGGTATAGGGAAAAAAGAGATAAATGCAATCATTGTGGCACAAGGTCCAGGATCGTACACCGGATTAAGAATTGGTGTGACAGTCGCAAAAACATTGGCATATGCTTTGGATGCCAAGTTATATGGCGTATCTTCTTTAGCTGCATTAGCCGCTACCGTTGACGAAAGAGAGGATTTAATTGTTCCTCTCTTCGATGCTAGACGTGAAGCGGTTTATACCGGGGTGTATCAAAATCATTCTGGTCAAATGAAACAAATTATTGAAGATCAGTATCTACCAATTACAGATTTATTAACTATTTTGCATGATCAACAGCAACCTTATGTATTTGTCGGCCAGGATGCCAAACAGCTTGAATCATTGATAGATGGAGAATATATATCGAATTTACCACGAGCTAAAGTAATGTTAAACCTAATTGAAAATGAAGAAGATGTACATCAATTTACACCAAACTATATTAAATTATCAGAGGCGGAACGCAATTGGATAAACCAACAGAACAAGAACTAA
- the tsaE gene encoding tRNA (adenosine(37)-N6)-threonylcarbamoyltransferase complex ATPase subunit type 1 TsaE, with protein sequence MIRIKDLNDLERFGETIAQHLSIGDIILLNGDLGAGKTTLSQKIGKALGVKRNINSPTFNIIKSYRGTNLKLHHMDCYRLEDSDEDLGFDEYFEDEAVTLIEWSQFIADYLPSQYLVINITTTDETEREITIEAQGAHYKQLKEAIEHELSID encoded by the coding sequence ATGATTAGAATAAAGGATTTGAATGATTTAGAACGTTTTGGTGAGACAATAGCTCAACATTTGTCGATAGGAGATATTATTTTATTAAATGGCGATTTGGGCGCTGGCAAGACAACTTTAAGTCAGAAGATAGGGAAAGCATTAGGCGTCAAACGCAATATCAATTCTCCAACATTTAATATAATTAAGTCATATCGAGGTACAAATTTGAAATTACATCATATGGACTGTTATCGTTTAGAGGATTCAGACGAAGATTTGGGCTTTGATGAGTATTTTGAAGATGAAGCAGTAACATTAATAGAATGGAGCCAATTTATTGCTGACTATTTACCATCTCAATATTTAGTAATTAATATAACTACAACTGATGAAACAGAACGAGAAATAACAATAGAAGCACAAGGTGCACATTATAAACAGTTAAAGGAGGCGATTGAGCATGAATTATCTATTGATTGA